CCATCATTTACCCCATCGGGCGCTAGCCATGCAGCCCTGCGACCGGGGTGCAGACAAAACGACTGACAATAAAAACAAAAGGTGGTTTGCATGAAAAAGATCAGTAAACAGGGGCGCATGCGAGCCCAGCGGGCGATGGTACTGCTGGCGGTCGGGGAAATGGCGTTGGGTTTCGGTGGTGCGGTGTTGGCGGCACCGATCGAACTGTCCAACCCGGACTTTCACCTGCGTTGGGACAACACCCTGCGCTACAACCTGGGGATGCGCATGGAGGACCAGGACCGGCGCATCATGAACAACCCCAACTACGATGAATCCGACGGTAAGTTCGACAAGGGCGACATCGTCACCAACCGTATCGACTTGCTCACCGAACTCGATTTTGCCTACCGCAAGGACTGGGGAGCGCGGCTCAGCGCTGCCGGCTGGTATGACCAGGCGTACCACGATAACGATGTGCGCAGTCATGTTGCCGGATTCCAGACCAGCTATGACAACGATCATTACAGTTCGGAAGTGAAGCGCTACGTCGAAGGCCCCTCGGGGGAAATACTCGACGCCTTCGTCTGGAAGAACTTTCGCCTGGGCGATGCATCGGTGAACGTCAAGATTGGCCGCCATACCAACTTCTGGGGCGAAGGATTACTGTTCGGCGCCCATGCGATTTCCTACTCGCAAGCGCCGCTCGATGGCGCCAAGGCGGTGACCAGTCCTGGCATTGAAACCAAGGAAGTGTTCTTGCCCATCGGACAGATATCCGTCAAGGCTCAGGCCACCGATAACCTGACCCTGGCCGCGCAGTATTTCTACGAGTGGGACTACACGCGCATCCCGTACGGCGGCACCTACTTTGGCGCGGCGGACCCGTTTTTCGAAGGCCCGGACCGCTTGCCGGTAGCCCCGGGTTTTTCCTTCAATCGGGAGAAATCGAAATACGGTCGCGACTCCGCCAACTGGGGTCTGATGGCCAAGTACGACGTTGAAGCGATTCAATCGACGTTGGGTGCGTACTACCGCCAGTTCGATGATTACCAGCCCTGGCTGGCGCCAGAAATTTCGGCTGCCACCGGCAGCTACCGCCTGGTATACCCACGCAGCGTCAAACTGGTCGGCCTGAGTCTTTCGACTGTGCTCGACACGGTGTCGATCGGTAGCGAGATCTCGTATCGCAAGGGCGGTGCCTTGAACGCGGTCGGCGTCGACCCCTCCGACAACGAAGGGCCGCGTGGCGATACGTTCCACTTCGTCGCCAACGCCGTGTACGGCGTGCCGCGTAACTTTATCGCCAACAACGCCACCCTGGTGGGCGAGTTCGCCTACAGCCATCTGCGCAAAGTGACCGAGCACGAAGAGCTTTATCTGGGTGAGAACAGCAGTAACTGCGTCGATCCACGAGTGGGCACGCCCGGCTCAGGTGGCAAACGCGACGGCTGTTCGACCCGGGATTACGCGGCCATCGCGGTCAATTACACCCCGCAATACCTGTCGGTATTCCCGTCCTGGGACATGACCGTACCGCTGACCGTCAATTATGGTCTGTCGGGCAACGCCGCCAGCGCCGGCGGCGGTAACGAAGGCGCGCTGACCTGGTCTGCGGGCGTGCAACTGACCTATGCCCAACGTTACGAATTTGGCTTGCGTTACTCCGACACGGACGCCCAATCGAAAAATATCCCCGGGGACACCGTCGGGGGGAACGGCGCCGTGGGCGGAACCGACCGTGGCTGGCTGGCCTTTACCTTCAAAACCTCCATCTAAAAGAGCCAAGAAGCGGAGTACCTGTTTATGAAAGGACAATTTGCATGGGCATTGGCGCTGTTGAGCATCGCTACTTGCAGCCAGGGGGCGGCACCGGCCGACCAGGTGGCACAAATCGGTAAAACTGTGACGCCGTTCGGCGCGATCATCGCGGGTAATGCCGATGGCAGCATTCCCCCGTACACGGGTGGCCTGACGCAGAGCCCGCCAGGCTTCAAGCCGGACAGCGGATTCTGGGCCGACCCCTTCAAGGATGAAAAACCGCTGCTGCGGATCAACTCGAAAAACATGGAGCAGTACGCCGACCGCTTGAGCGGCGGGCAAAAAATGCTGCTGAGTAAATTCCCCGACTACTATCTGGATATTTACCCCACCCACCGCACCGCGGCGTACCCGCAAGCGTTGCTCGATGCCTCGCTGCGCAACGCCAGCAACTGCCGCACGACCAAGGACAACCTTGCGGTCGATCCGGCGTGCCGAGGGGGGCTGCCGTTCCCGCTGCCGCAAAACGGCAACGAGGTCATCTGGAATCAGCAACTGCGCTACAAGGGCACGGGGTACACCACCACGGCATCGTCCAACAGTTGGGTAGTCGATTCCCAGGGTTCGGTGACCAAGACCGCCGAGTCCGCGACCATGGAAGAGGCGCCGTACTACCAGACTCAGCAGGCCGATCGCGATCCGCAGTTGTATTACCGCGCCTGGGCGTTGGACAGTTACCCGGCCCGCAGCGCCGGGCAACTGATCATCCTCGCCGACTACCTCGACCCGCAAAGCCAGCCACGGCGTGCCTGGAGTTACACTCCAGGGATGCGCCGCATCAAGTTGGCGCCGGAGTTCGCCTACGACACGCCAGTGCCCAACCAGGGCGGTGTGAACCTGTTCGACGAATTGCAGATGTTCTCCGGCAGCCAGGACCGCTTCGACTACAAACTATTGGGCCGCAAGGAGATGTACATTCCGTACAACGCCTACAAGTTCTACTTCAGTTGCGGCCAGGAAGAACAGTTCAAGCCGCATCATGCCAACCCGGTTTGCGAGCGCTGGGAACTGCACCGGGTGTGGGTGGTGGAAGCGACCCTGAAACCGGGTAAACGCCACGTCTACAGCAAGCGCACTTACTACCTCGACGAAGACACCTTTGGTGCCGGCCTGTATGACGCCTGGGACCAGGGCGGGGTGATGTATCGCGCACTGTTCCAGAGCGGCGTGCAGCTGTACGACAAAAACCTGCCGTACACGGTGAAAAACGTCAGCTATGACTTCAACAAAGGCATGTGGTCATTGCTCAACGATGGGCTCAAGGGCGGGTATCGGGTACACGATGCGCCATTATCGGAGCGCGATATGAAACCTGAGTCGATTGTTTCACAGGAGACACAACGCTGATTTCATCGAGTGGACACGCATTTGCGGCCTGAGAGGGCCGCTTTTTTTGTCCGGATTTTATAAAAAGGCAGCCCTGCGACTCATATTTAAATGAACACATATTGGAAATGTGTTTATATTATTAGAGGTGCAGTTATCCCTTAAATTGATCCGAATGCCCTGCGAGCGGGTCGTTCGGTCTGCTGGCTAATTACAACAAGGAGAACGCCATGCTGATTGATGTCCACGCCCACTTGCTGACTGAGGGCATGCTGAACCGCCACGAGTTTTGGGGGCCATTCATGAAAGTGCAGGGGCTGACCGTGGGGCATTTTTCCCTCGGCACCAAGCAACCGGCCAAAGCCGCGACGGATGCCGAAGCGCAGGCCAATATCCTCGCGCGCATGAGCCACGCCAGCCGTCGCAAGCTGATGGCCGAGCGGGGTGTCGACAAACTGGTGATGTCGACGCCGTCTCACTGCTTTATGTATTGGGCGGGTGATTTCGCTAATGAATACGCACGCATTTGCAACGACGAGTTGTCGGCATTTTGCCGGGCTGATCCCGACCACTTCGATTTCTGGTGCCACGCCAACCTCGCGGATCCGCTGAATGCGGCCAAGGAAATCGAACGCGCGGTGACTCAGTTGGGCGCCAAGGGTGTGTGCGTCGGCGGGGCCAACTTCAATGGTCTGGAGGCTCACGACGAACGCCTGTTCCCCGTCTGGGAAAAACTCACCCAGCTGGATGTACCGATCATGGTGCACGGCTTCAACCAGTCGATTTACTGGGGTGAAAAACACACGGACGACAAGTTCGAAACCACGTCCATCGTTGGTGACTGCGTCGATGAAACGCTGTTCTTCTGGTACCTGATCTGCGGCGGCGCGCTGGATGTTTTCCCGACGTTGAAAACCTACATCACTCACGCCGGTGGCATGGCGGTGTTCCAGTTGGGGCGCCTGAGCGAACTGAATCGGGCCATGGCACCGGACTCGCGCAATCAGCGGCCGTTGATGGATTACCTGCAGAATTTTTACTTCGACCTCGACGTTCATGCGCCCGGCTTGCGTCGCGGTGTTGCCGAGGTGGTGGGGGCGGAGCGTCTGCTGTACGGCACCAACTTTGGCGGGGCCTATGACCATGGCGATCTGACCGAAGGCATCGGCTTGTCTGCTGAAGACCGCGAGAGGATTCGCAGCGGTAACGCGATTGAACTGCTCAAGCTGAAGGTGCCGGCCAACGCTGGTCGGGTGCTGACACCGTGACGGATAGTCCGCTGGGGCGGCCTTACCCGCAGCGCAGTGGACGCCTGCCTCGACACCTGAGCGAGATCGACGCCGCCTGGCTTACGCAATTATTGCAGCCACGCTACCCAGGCATCGAGGTGCTGGCGTTGACGGCGGTGGAGGTACGTAACGGGCACACCACCAAATTCCGCGTCAGACTTGAGTTGAATGAGGTCGGTCAGCGCGCGGGTATTCCTGCGCACGTGTGCCTGAAGTCGAATTGGTCCGAAGGTTTCGAGAGCGGCGATATCTGTGAGCTGGAAGCGCGCTTTTATCAGTTGGCGAGCGGCTGGCCCGACGCGCCACTGCCAGAAATCTATTTCACCGACTGGGACGCCGATGGAGGCGGCCGAGGCGTGGTGATGATGGAAGACCTCGGCCTGGCCGCGGGGCAATTTGGCCATAGCACCGATCACCTGGGCGTGGACGGTGTGGCTCGGGGGCTGGAATCACTGGCGACCTTGCATGCTGCCACCTGGAACAGTCCGCAGCTACGGGGCCAGGGCTGGCTGCCGGTGTCGATGGCCAACCCGGTGGACAGCGACGGCCTGCTGCGCATGTACAACTACATCAAGGTCAATCTGCGCAAACCGGAATACCACCGACTGTTGCCAAAGTGGATGTACCAGACACCGGAGTTATTCAGCCATGCCTTTGACGAATTGGCAGCCTTCGAACGGGAGCAGACGTCACCCGGCTGTCTGATCCATGGCGATTCACATCAGGGCAATAGTTTTTTACGCAGCGACGGTCAGCGCATCTGGCTGGATTGGCAGCTCGCCCGGTATGGCCGGCCATGGCGCGATGTCGCGTACTTCATGCTGGGTGCGTTGACCGTGGCGGAGCGTCGCGCCGATGCGCAGCGATTGCTGGCGATCTACCGCGACAAATTGATCAGCCTCGGTGCCGAGGGTGTGCTCGACCAGGATGCGGCCTGGGAGCAATTGCGGCGTTGGCCGGTTTGGGGGATGCAGACCTGGATGTCGAACATGGATGAATGGGGGCAGGCGGGAATGCCGATGGTGGAACGTTTCTTCGCCGCCGCAGAAGACTTCGATACCGTACGCTTGCTGACCCATGGTCGTAAGCCTCGGCGGACGCCTTTACTTGGGCAGGATGCGCGGCCACTGACGCTAGCCTACCAGCACCTGTTGGAAAAATGAGCGAGACCAACCAGCAAGAGTGTGGACTCGCTCGACAATGCAAAACCACGGGCAAGTCAGTCACTTAGCGGCTTCGGTCAGGACCCGTGCGGGTTTCCATTGCGCCAATCCAATCCCCAGCAAAATCAATCCGCCGCCGACCGCGTGGTACAGGTGCAATGTTTCCCCCAGCAACACAATCGCCAACACCGCGGTAAATAACGGGACCAGGTTCATCAGCACGGCGGTTTTTTCCGGCCCCAGGGTTTGCAGGCCTCGCATCCATAAGCCGGGTGCCAGCGCCGAGGCAAACAGACCCGCGAACAACACCAGCGGGACATTACTGGTTGTCAGGGCTATCGAAGGGGCCAGCAAAAAGGGCGGCACCAACAGCAGAGTGCCGCAGATTATTTGCACGTAAAGGCTTTCCCAGGTCGGCAATGGAATCTGCCAGCGCTTGACCAGCACGCAGTACAACGCGTACGACAGCGAGGCCAGCAACATCATCAATTCCCCTCGGCCAACCCCGTGTGCCCAGAGCGAGGGCAGGTTGCCTGCGGCCAGCAACCACGTCAGCCCGGCAAACGACACCAGAGCGCCGACCAATAACGTCACGGTCGGTCGGGTATTGAGCAGGGGAAAGGCGAGCAGCACGGTGAGCAGGGGCATTGTCGCCAGGATCAGACCCATGGAAGTGGCGCTGACAGTGTGCGCAGCGAAATACGCCAGCGACTGGTACAGCGACATGCCGAGCAA
This region of Pseudomonas mandelii genomic DNA includes:
- a CDS encoding DUF1302 domain-containing protein, whose protein sequence is MKKISKQGRMRAQRAMVLLAVGEMALGFGGAVLAAPIELSNPDFHLRWDNTLRYNLGMRMEDQDRRIMNNPNYDESDGKFDKGDIVTNRIDLLTELDFAYRKDWGARLSAAGWYDQAYHDNDVRSHVAGFQTSYDNDHYSSEVKRYVEGPSGEILDAFVWKNFRLGDASVNVKIGRHTNFWGEGLLFGAHAISYSQAPLDGAKAVTSPGIETKEVFLPIGQISVKAQATDNLTLAAQYFYEWDYTRIPYGGTYFGAADPFFEGPDRLPVAPGFSFNREKSKYGRDSANWGLMAKYDVEAIQSTLGAYYRQFDDYQPWLAPEISAATGSYRLVYPRSVKLVGLSLSTVLDTVSIGSEISYRKGGALNAVGVDPSDNEGPRGDTFHFVANAVYGVPRNFIANNATLVGEFAYSHLRKVTEHEELYLGENSSNCVDPRVGTPGSGGKRDGCSTRDYAAIAVNYTPQYLSVFPSWDMTVPLTVNYGLSGNAASAGGGNEGALTWSAGVQLTYAQRYEFGLRYSDTDAQSKNIPGDTVGGNGAVGGTDRGWLAFTFKTSI
- a CDS encoding DUF1329 domain-containing protein, encoding MKGQFAWALALLSIATCSQGAAPADQVAQIGKTVTPFGAIIAGNADGSIPPYTGGLTQSPPGFKPDSGFWADPFKDEKPLLRINSKNMEQYADRLSGGQKMLLSKFPDYYLDIYPTHRTAAYPQALLDASLRNASNCRTTKDNLAVDPACRGGLPFPLPQNGNEVIWNQQLRYKGTGYTTTASSNSWVVDSQGSVTKTAESATMEEAPYYQTQQADRDPQLYYRAWALDSYPARSAGQLIILADYLDPQSQPRRAWSYTPGMRRIKLAPEFAYDTPVPNQGGVNLFDELQMFSGSQDRFDYKLLGRKEMYIPYNAYKFYFSCGQEEQFKPHHANPVCERWELHRVWVVEATLKPGKRHVYSKRTYYLDEDTFGAGLYDAWDQGGVMYRALFQSGVQLYDKNLPYTVKNVSYDFNKGMWSLLNDGLKGGYRVHDAPLSERDMKPESIVSQETQR
- a CDS encoding amidohydrolase family protein codes for the protein MLIDVHAHLLTEGMLNRHEFWGPFMKVQGLTVGHFSLGTKQPAKAATDAEAQANILARMSHASRRKLMAERGVDKLVMSTPSHCFMYWAGDFANEYARICNDELSAFCRADPDHFDFWCHANLADPLNAAKEIERAVTQLGAKGVCVGGANFNGLEAHDERLFPVWEKLTQLDVPIMVHGFNQSIYWGEKHTDDKFETTSIVGDCVDETLFFWYLICGGALDVFPTLKTYITHAGGMAVFQLGRLSELNRAMAPDSRNQRPLMDYLQNFYFDLDVHAPGLRRGVAEVVGAERLLYGTNFGGAYDHGDLTEGIGLSAEDRERIRSGNAIELLKLKVPANAGRVLTP
- a CDS encoding phosphotransferase family protein; this encodes MTDSPLGRPYPQRSGRLPRHLSEIDAAWLTQLLQPRYPGIEVLALTAVEVRNGHTTKFRVRLELNEVGQRAGIPAHVCLKSNWSEGFESGDICELEARFYQLASGWPDAPLPEIYFTDWDADGGGRGVVMMEDLGLAAGQFGHSTDHLGVDGVARGLESLATLHAATWNSPQLRGQGWLPVSMANPVDSDGLLRMYNYIKVNLRKPEYHRLLPKWMYQTPELFSHAFDELAAFEREQTSPGCLIHGDSHQGNSFLRSDGQRIWLDWQLARYGRPWRDVAYFMLGALTVAERRADAQRLLAIYRDKLISLGAEGVLDQDAAWEQLRRWPVWGMQTWMSNMDEWGQAGMPMVERFFAAAEDFDTVRLLTHGRKPRRTPLLGQDARPLTLAYQHLLEK
- a CDS encoding DMT family transporter; the protein is MNLLFPVLATLIWAASTVVNRLSVGVIDPAAISFYRWLVALLVLSPVLLPRVWRLRRQIRPHLPKLWLLGLLGMSLYQSLAYFAAHTVSATSMGLILATMPLLTVLLAFPLLNTRPTVTLLVGALVSFAGLTWLLAAGNLPSLWAHGVGRGELMMLLASLSYALYCVLVKRWQIPLPTWESLYVQIICGTLLLVPPFLLAPSIALTTSNVPLVLFAGLFASALAPGLWMRGLQTLGPEKTAVLMNLVPLFTAVLAIVLLGETLHLYHAVGGGLILLGIGLAQWKPARVLTEAAK